Within Dysosmobacter sp. Marseille-Q4140, the genomic segment TGTGCCGTGCAGGCACATGTCCCGCCCGGCACGGATCCCAACTTGATGAAGGCGGAAGGAGCGTGAAGCGTAGATGTACTACGGTGAGATCAAAAACTGCGATATCGCCAACGGCGAGGGCGTCCGGGTGACACTGTTCGTCTCCGGGTGTACCAACCGCTGCAAAAACTGCTTCCAGCCCCAGACCTGGGACTTCTGCTACGGACAGCCCTTCACGGCGGAGACAGAGGCACGTTTGCTGGATCTGCTCTCCCCCGGCTACATCAGCGGCTTGACGCTGCTGGGGGGCGAGCCCTTCGAGCCGGAGAACCAGCGGGCACTGGTCCCTTTCCTTCGGCGGGTCCGGGCGGCCTATCCGGCCAAAACCATCTGGGGGTTCAGCGGCTTCACCTACGAGGAACTGACCACAGAGGGGACGCACCCCCGCTGCGAGGTGACGGATGAGATGCTCTCCCTTCTGGATGTGCTGGTGGACGGCCGGTTCGTGGAGGAACTGAAGGACATCTCCCTGCGGTTTCGGGGCAGCTCCAACCAGCGCCTTCTTGATCTGAACGCCACCCGGGCGTCCGGGACCCTGCAATTTCTGCCAGACCGGGAACAAGGATAAAAAAACGGCCCGTGGACCTCTCGGTCCACGGGCTGCTTTTCTTTGATGTCACAGTGATCCGCCATGCTGCGGAGGCCTCAGTCCAGTTTGCCGTACACTCCGTCGGAAACCGCTTCCAGCCACTCGTTGGAGCAGTCCTCGCCGGGCACCTCCAGGGCCAGGTGAGAGAACCAGCTGTCGGCCGCGGCGCCGTGCCAGTGCTTCACCTCCGGCGGGATATTGACCACGTCTCCCGGGCGCAGCGCCCGGGCCTCCTTGCCCCACTCCTGATACCAGCCCCGGCCGGCCACGCACAAAAGGATCTGACCACCGCCCTTGCGGGCGTGGTGGATGTGCCAGTTGTTGCGGCAGCCCGGCTCAAAGGTCACATTATAAGCCCCCACCTGGCTGGTGGAGAGAGGCTGCAGATAGCTCCGTCCCACAAAATACCGGGCAAAGCCGTCGTTGGGCTCCCCGATGGGGAAGACCATCTCCCGCTGGTGCTGCGCCCTGCCATCGATGCCAGCGTCCTCGTCGGCCCAGACCTCCTTGGCCATACGGAAGGCCGCCCAGGCCTTGGGCCACCCTGCGTAGAAGGCCGCGTGGGTCAGGATCTCCGCGATCTCCTGCCGGGTAATGCCGTTTTTCCGAGCGGTGGCCAGGTGGTACTGGAAGGAGCTGTCCACCAGCCCCTGGGCCATGAGGGCCACCACCGTGACCAAGGACCGGTCCCGGAGGGAGAGCTGCGCCTCCCGGCTCCAGACCTCCCCGAAGAGCACATCGTCATTGAGCTGAGCGAACTTGGGGGCGAACTCCCCCAGAGCATCCCTGCCCGCCGTCTGTTTTACTGCCATATGGAAATTACCTCCTATTCAAGGGAAAACGTAACGGCAACCGTCCCCTCCCCCAGCCTTTCCTGCAGGTCGGAGGGATCGTTGATCCTGGCCAGTCTGGTGAAGTTCCAGGTGTTGGTGCCGTAATAAATGGTGACCTGATCGCCCTGGTAGAGGATCACATCGCCAGGCTCCGTTGTGATCCGTGCATCGTTCCGCTCCAGTGTCGTCCCCAGAGGGCCCACCTTCTCAAATCCGCCGTAGTCCTCCATCTCCACGGTCAGCGGTCCCTGGGCAAGGAGTTCTCTGAAAGCCGCAGCGGAACTGTTGTCTGCAAAGGCGGCAAGCAGCTCATGGCTGCCAACAGTGATCTTCAAAGCGCGCTCCGTCTGACCGTTTTTCGTCCCCTCCGGTTCCGCGTTTCCGGACAGGTCCTCCGACAGGGAGGGCGCTGTCTCGCCGGGAGCGGACGGGACAGCCTGCTCCGGACCGCTGTCCTCCCCTCCATCTGACGCAGCTGATCCGCCGGCGGCTTGTCCCGCAGGTTCCGCCGTCACCGGCAGTTCCTTTTGCCCCGGCTCCGCCTCCGATGCCTCCAGTCCGGAGGGCGCTTCCTCCTCTTCCAAGGTCTGGACATCCTGCTCAGAGGGGTTGTAGTCCTGTTCCAGCGGGATCTCCTGCGGCGGCGCGCCGTCTTCGGTCCGTCCGCCACCGCAGGCGCTGAGGCACATGAGCGCAAGGAATACGAAAAAAATTCTGGCCATGCAATTCTCCTTCCGCGGGACATTCACTTCAGGTGAGTTTG encodes:
- the nrdG gene encoding anaerobic ribonucleoside-triphosphate reductase activating protein → MYYGEIKNCDIANGEGVRVTLFVSGCTNRCKNCFQPQTWDFCYGQPFTAETEARLLDLLSPGYISGLTLLGGEPFEPENQRALVPFLRRVRAAYPAKTIWGFSGFTYEELTTEGTHPRCEVTDEMLSLLDVLVDGRFVEELKDISLRFRGSSNQRLLDLNATRASGTLQFLPDREQG
- a CDS encoding carboxymuconolactone decarboxylase family protein is translated as MAVKQTAGRDALGEFAPKFAQLNDDVLFGEVWSREAQLSLRDRSLVTVVALMAQGLVDSSFQYHLATARKNGITRQEIAEILTHAAFYAGWPKAWAAFRMAKEVWADEDAGIDGRAQHQREMVFPIGEPNDGFARYFVGRSYLQPLSTSQVGAYNVTFEPGCRNNWHIHHARKGGGQILLCVAGRGWYQEWGKEARALRPGDVVNIPPEVKHWHGAAADSWFSHLALEVPGEDCSNEWLEAVSDGVYGKLD